DNA sequence from the Acipenser ruthenus chromosome 8, fAciRut3.2 maternal haplotype, whole genome shotgun sequence genome:
agacagaaggtttactTTAAAACACCAcgctggtgcccagttttattattatacatatattcttttagcccacagagggcgctgttgtccatggcctgaatactggcaacagtaaacaggaccacagaaataccaatactggtaaacagttaaatgctaatgcactcacaggtgctctgaaataataaataacaaaaggcgaaagaaaagggaaaataaaacacagtaataaaaatactaaataaaggtgctgcttacgcagtgccctcACTGCCGCTAAaacggtcagctcgggtctccgtcctatgctGTCATGCACTacacactggggtggccaaggttccccttctactTATACACGTCTCCTcggatacgtaacaatttattttctatattattttctttttctaggctggctgtcttcttcagccgtgcttgcctattttggtcgctcgccccaaccactggccttctcagccggCGCCTCTGTGTATTTTCAATCACAGctacccgaatgcataaccaagcacagtacttatgggccgagcaatcccccaaggcccgcctctcagccactcagagagagggaaagccaacacaccctcttcgcCACCTCTCTGTgccattgccatgactgacaggcggatttTATGAGGTTGCTCCCCTCTTGCAGAACCacacatgcgccagacagtcagcacagactgACTGTCAGACTTATGTTAAGTATTACTCAAACTGAAATGGTATGTTTGGTTTAACGATGTAACtgcctgtcacactctacatggggAACACAATAGCTGCATTGATTTAGCATCAAATCTTCAGCAAACTTCTAAAGTTGTATGGTATGATATGCTAGCCACCTATAGAAGTTTCAGATTGCACGATTACATGATTTGAGGACCCCTCTGCActgtatgtgcctgcactggttaTTTTTACTGAAGCAGTCTTGATTTCTGCACAAAGCACAGTCTACAGTTCACTTCATACACGTGGGTGTGTTCGGGTGTAGGTGAGCTTGACATTTGtcaattacatatatattttttcaataatttAGATTGTAAATAGTCCTTTGATGCTTTTCACTTATTGTCATGGTAACTGGGTCATGCAGGTGAGCCAATTACCATTTAAACAGCTGCACAGTACCTGTTTATGGTCTCATTTGTTCTTTGAGGTGAGTGTTGGTTTAATACAGTCAGTAtttactttatatactgtatagttgGCATGATGTGGAAAAATTGCATCTACTCTGTTTGTAAGACATGGTTCATGAACAGTATAGAGAGCTAGATTATAATAAGTACATCATATACAAAAGGCTTCCTGTCTTTCAAGATATTTAGGCTTGGGTGTATTCATGAGATTGtggattattttaaattaaaatccatTGTTTTGCTGAAACTTAATTTTGGAAAtcagttgtttttatttcattcagATCACAGCAGCAGAGCAGCGGTATTGACCAGCTACATTGGTCATAATACATCTGTGGGCAAACAGGTCACTCTACAGTGTAACTCTACACAtcttcagaaaataaaacaaataacttggCGGAAAGATGTTTTTCGAAACAGTACACCACTTGTAAACTGCCGCTCAAGCTGCAGTTACGGAGCCAACGTGACAGAAAGAATAAGAGCGGACCCTGCAGATCCAGCGAAGCTTCAGATTAGCGATGTGCAGCTCTCCGATGAGGGGGACTATACTTGTGAAGTAATATCATCTCAGGGCAACTTCAAAACAATATGGCATCTTGATGTAGAACAAGGTATAATCCCACcatctaaaaatgcatttaaattgaaTATGACATATGACAGTATACACCACTATTATTAAACCAAGCTATCACTTACAACAGACTCTCACtacagttttgtatttgtattttaatatatattttgttgatcCTGTTGTGGGTAGCATCTTATGAAAATAGTTAGTGCTGCATCCCTGTCATTTTTGGCAAATGTTGAGACTTACTTTGAGGCCTCTTCAATGTCCCAGATTTCCATTAGATTAATGGattctttaaaatgaatattattcAGCATTGGTGTTGGGGAGTGAtgtattactgtaatctgattacatttttctgtaacattaatgtttcatttttcagACAGATAACGAAATGTGATAATGCCTGACATTTTATGTGACAAAATGATGCATTTACTTTTAGTTATGAGTTAAAAAAGGACTATGAATAACGCATAACATAACAAATTGCAAAGCGCTTCAACAttgcaagtcaaaccttacatgaCACATGAATGCACTTCTCATATCATCTTGCTAGAACGTGTGGGTTTGATAGCtagatcttcaaagaatatttcaagctgcagcctgaccaaactgaAATACATACGCCTGTAAAATGTAACCTGTGCCTGAGGAGTGGCTGTTTGTAACTGTAACAAGTTACAACTTTGTTCAAGTACCGGTAACTTAAGTAACATTCCTGGTGCTATTAACACTGAAAAATACACACCAAAGCTGCAACATTTTTATAACAGTATCCATTGGTTAGGCCAATATGTTAATATCCAATATGATctctaagtttaaaaaaaatgtgttttgaaatacacacttgcttttttttttacgttgcaGAAAACAATGGCCTGGCAATGGATAGTGCACATCAACATCATATTGTTCTGTATACATCCCTGGCTGCAATAGCAATGTTTTCTGTATCTTTGGTCATCTTCTGTACAAggaaacaaatgtgtgtgtgagtactgttttAAAATATCTAAGGACCAATTTGCGATGCATCTTAACACCATGTAAATGCCTCTGGCATTCATAGTGTTTTAAGATGTTATTCTGCTAtgtgtacagtacattaactTTGTTACAGTTTCTTTGTCTTTACTGCtctaataatacaaacaaaagcagTTGTCGGGCCAGATGCCAAGAAATGTATGCTATATAAATACCTCCCCCATCTGGGTCCAAGTTCAGTTCGAAATGTTAACCACATATACAAATACACTGTGTATTAATGCTTAAGTTGTGGTTAACACTGTAGTTCGACCATTGTTTGCCAGAACAGCCAATAGTGATTCAGTGTACATGGACTATGGTCTTTAGCCTATGTAATATAAATAACCATTCCTTATTCACATCAAATGTTAGTAttttatgtgttattttttttctttttctttagatCATATCCAAGTGATGAAAGGCATAAGGAGGTATACATTAAACTTCAGTCCATTAtcttaaaatgttcaatattacAGTACCTTAGCTTACTTTACAATGACTTACTCCATAGTCATAGGCCAGTGTTTTTTAACCTCATGTCTAAGGTTCTTAGGTCatgaataatattaaaaacattacCATATCTACAGTGTAATGTACACATATATGTGTAGATATAAACAATAGAAGAGCGATGTCAGTGTTAGTGAACCGCAGCAATAACAAGATaagttcactgttttttttttctattacttcTTTTCCAGAACGACTGCAGCAGTAACACAAGACAAGAGACCAGCAGTTTTATTGAAAGAACCAACTCTTTATATGAAGGAATAATACCGGCTAAAGAATGTCACATCTCAGGTGCTTCAAATGCATGAAGTGAAGAACAGTTATTGGGAAAACTCTCTTGTTTCTGCACAGGCAGCTAAGATCTTCAACCTGGTGAGAATGGGATTCGAAGCATACAGTACTTGCATGACTCACACAGCAGTGTTTTTACAAAGTAACTGCAGACCCCAGAGTCAATTTCCTGAAGTCAAGTCTCTATACAATATAGAatattagttgtgtttttttattgaagttgTTACTTTTATCACAAGGTTTCCcctttttgttgttttcatttctactttgtatgcctttggtttattaaaatgtaatgctttcttttaaaataatgtggACTACTGTGTATCAAAGTATAAACCTGTGGTGTTACACTGTCTATGCTAGAGACAAGTCTAACAGCACAAACATCTGAAAGAGCCCTTCAGACTCTCTTAATAGTGGGAGCCACTAATTAGCTGTGCATCCACCCCCATGGAAATAAAGCTTTTTCCACCTGGGTGCAAGGTGAAAAGGAAATAAGGATGTTTATTCTTAAAAACAAATGATCAGCTGATGTTTGTTCAGCTGTGGGCAGTATGACATCCGTCTCGTTTGATGTTTTCAAGTTTGTTTCCACTTGATGTATCTCATTAGAATTGCAGGAAATGGACAGCATTCATGCAGAAAGCAAAGACCAAATAGTAGGAATGCAGAAAAGTCTTTGGCGTCTGTTCAATGGATGAAAATGGTGGCAGATTTCATTTTAGCTATCGTTTAAATCATTAATAGAAGGAAAGTTTGAGAAAACCAACATCCCTAACAGTGCGTGTGGGTCTCTTATGTGTATGTGTGgctttaaaagtaagtaaaacAACAAAATTGGTTCTAATTTGTTATTGAAATGGTGGCTAAATTTAGATCTGCCTCTTTGTGCAGCTGTGTGCTGTGAGCTGATCCATTAATTAGGAATCCCAatttgtaaaacatgtatttgCAACAGTACAGTCAACAGCGATTGGACATGTTGTATAAAGAAAAACTAACAGAAAAGTAAAATAAGAATATTTGAGAGTCAAGAAAACGTCCCACTCATTCAAAACACAatatacacaaatatacacaTTTACTGCAGATGTCAccattgtttaatattttgctgTTGTTCTAAAAagtttattgcttttatttacaTAAGTACATGTGTAATATGTATAATATTTAATAGCTCCAATGCTATACATTAAAAAAGCAACAACTATAAGACGTGTGGACATAAAATGTATGAGGTAAGTGATTGTATTACCGTTTTCAACCACTAGATGCCCTCATATACCAGTAGTAGTCTATTTTAGGATAATGAAACTTGCAAGAAAAAGCAAAAGCCATCTTGAAGAGCTTTTGTGGTaagttaattaattattttcagaTCTAACTTTTCTACTGTAAATAGATCTGCAACACTATGCAGTACATTACAGACTGCAACAGTAAGGGGTTAgaatcttgtattattattttattattattattataattattttatttcttagccaacgcccttattcagggcgacttaaaattgttacaagatatcacattatttttacatacacctTGATTTCAGGATACCTGTGATCTAAACACCTTGCAAAGATTATCTGCTCACATCTTACAGTATGTAGGATGTCATCAGATAATCCCTCCAAATTTAAGAGCCATATATGAAAATGGCCAACAGAAATAGTTTAGATTTAGAAGAGAAAGTAACCCTTTAATTAGGAGTGTTGCAGCATTGATCTGATTCAGAGCCATTTCCTCTCCAAATTAAATTGGATATCATACTGTGGACCTAATCCTCTctattatgtaataataatataggtaTTTACTTTGTCAATTGGATATCATAGTAGACCTCATCCACTCTTATGTAATACTACAGGTATTTACTTTCTAAATTACAATTGTTACTTTTGACATTTCAGGCTTCTGTTTGCAGACTAATAATATGTGACCAATGATAACTGCTACTGATAAAGTGTGTAGGATGAAATGTCTAACGGTTTTCAGTATAATACTGTGCTCTCACTGTATCAAGCAAACAGTTTTAGTGTGACTTCGAGTCAAATCAAAAGCCATATCTTCCCAACAGAATCCTCTAATGTGTTATGCAATGAACACCGAACAAGCAAATGAAGTGCTTTTGTTCACAATGCAAATGACTGTGTAAGTGTGTGTTTCAATGTATGTTGGGGGTTTTGGCCTGTTAGCCTTCTGCTTGCACATTTCACCACTTCCTGTGTATACTCTCTTGCTAGCAAACTGTAAACTAGCCATTTAGTCTTTCACTCCGTTTGCATGTTTCTCAAAATGTATACATGATTAAGGTTAAATACAGAGAACAATGTACTGGACGGTAATGTATTTCTGTATCTATCAAAATAATGAGGAAAAATGAATGCCTGTAAGATGTATACAGCTGactttatttacattatttataacaAAAGGTGTTCAGATCTATATGTTACTGATGCACAGTTTATCCAAAACTTGATGAAAAGCTTTCTTATTTCAGAGACTGCAGACCTCTCCTACAAACACATCTGAGTGATCTAAGACACCatttttttacaataatttaGCATATGTTCTCAATCGGTTTGCTTTATGGACCTCCTTATAGAGGTGAGAAAACCACATCCTCTCAGCATTATCTTTAAAGCTTGTTTGTGACCTCCCCCAACAATATATTTGTACCACTCAATCTTTGCAGTGTTTATAATACAGAAACAATTATAATATGCAGAGGACGTGCTCTTATAAAAGGTTTACCAGGGTAAATTTGCacgataatatatatatatatagtgcgaCCAAGATGGCCGTACCTTTGGGTACGTGCCCCTTTAAAACCGAGACCCAGAGATAAAAACTTTGATTTTAAGCttttctgcacacttttattcacaatacaaaacaaacaaacaaaaaaaaaacctcgctCTCATTGAGCACTCACTACACACATGCAGGTCCCTGTCTaacatgcaggacagctaagctgtttacctgacatataacaccaaaacaaaacactttaatacAGATCTTTATAAAACCAAACGTAGCTTTTTAAACAGACCTTTACCACTTCCCGTTGGCTCTTCACTCAACAGCTGCaacctagagcagactgactgcttcccttttataccctgcacctggctctaattttcaataattgccaggtgcaggtgatactaattaaacaaaacaataaacaattaaattaaacaaaagcaattaccttGGAGGGAggcttaaaacaaaacatttttatattgcaggcCCCCTGTCCTGCTATatccgttacaatatatatatatgtgtgtgtgtgtgtgtgtgtgtgtgtgtgtgtgtgtgtgtgtgttacaagcACATTGTAAAGTCAGGCATTTCGCAAAATTCCTAAAACTTTCAGGCATTTtaacttaattaaaataatgctAACAGAAAGAAAagttagggttagtgttggggtaaCTTTTACATTTTAGGATAGTCAATAGTGTTAagtaatacctcgtttccatggacagccaactcgagtcgACTGGagtgcatttgaattggtctgaATTCTCCCAGCACTCGAGTTGATGGACAACTGATGGACAACTCGAGTTGGTGAAAAAGGAGGCGTTTCCATGATTTTCCAAGTTGCCCGAGTTATcacgtgagttgggcaggaaatacttgcAAGTTAAAGGTCATGCATTCGCTGCAGATggtattacagtcaaattgtcaatgatttaaaagatacatccatctagatattctttcgcATTTGTTTCACCCATTACAtatacctctggcagactggtatgcagaacaggttaaagaagcgctggacaagggaaagaatgtgtcagatatcaaatTGGAtctgagaatggcagtgatgaagccagttTGCTTGAATACAtaaaaagtagaccggacatttccatcaaaggattaaaatctggaattgatcagatgcgatcagaaacccagaggcactgtaaactgtGTCTGCTACTGTAGTAGAACTGATcgtttttatgttaagcatttttcgtgttatcattattattttaataatggttgattaatgtttcattaagtaaacatttacttgaatctttttggaattaaatgtctaaatgcaaaactgcattgcatttttctttgtgaccgTGCTAAGTGAAAATCAGCAATTCAAAACCATCaatcccccaaggtagcaaatctgccgAATTTAATCCCAGCCAAAATGTCCTGTTGTACAGTATGCTCCCGtcccctacaacatttttgattgacatttagtgatgtaatttcctaCCAGCCCaaattcagactttagaattcaggccagcccgaggAGTGAAATTGGACCAGAGAATTCAGGCTCCTGTCCGAATTGGGCATCAACTCGAGTAATGGATCACATTCCCaggttatgtggttcatggaaacatgGTATTAGTGTTTAGTTGATATGCccttgtgacagagacaaaatgattcttggtgataaatctccctcccaacc
Encoded proteins:
- the LOC117407374 gene encoding cell surface glycoprotein CD200 receptor 1-like, translated to MDSKTWLTPALEILIFWTFLLLSKDHSSRAAVLTSYIGHNTSVGKQVTLQCNSTHLQKIKQITWRKDVFRNSTPLVNCRSSCSYGANVTERIRADPADPAKLQISDVQLSDEGDYTCEVISSQGNFKTIWHLDVEQENNGLAMDSAHQHHIVLYTSLAAIAMFSVSLVIFCTRKQMCVSYPSDERHKENDCSSNTRQETSSFIERTNSLYEGIIPAKECHISGASNA